The genomic interval GGAATCTAGTTCGGCCGCCTTAATGCCCGGTCAACGGGATGGACAAAAGTGCGCTCAGGCCGGTCCGGTGCGGTCGCGAAAGGCCTCGACCATCAGAGGGTTAAGGCCCAGTTCGCTGAGCGCTTCGCGGGCGCGGGCGTTGTCGTGGGCCCGTCCCGCCAGTCGGTGGCCGCTCAGGCGATCCGGTAGCGCCGTCAGCAGCGCCCCCTGGCCGAGCCGGCGCGCCCATTCCTGGAGGTCGTTGGACAGGAAGCGGTAGCCGCCGACAGCCATGATCCCGGACGGCGGCGCCGTGATGCAGATCGCCCCGCTCGGGCGGTCGATCCGCGCGGCAAAGCCGGTGTCGACATAGTCGCGCGCCGGCTGGGCCATCAGCGTGTCGTCGGCCGGCTGGGGCGGGGCATAGGCCGCGATAGGCACCATCGGTCCGCGCAGCCCGAGCGTGTTCCTCGGCGTCAGCAAGATCTCGCCGGCGATCGAGGAGCCGGATTGCTCCCGGACCGCGCCGCGCAGCCCGGGCATGACTGGTACCGGCACGCCGTCTTCGCCGCGGCGCACGCCGAACAGGCCGGCCTCGCCGAACAGATAGACGTCGGTGAGCGGGGCGTGCGGCGAGGTCCAGGCGTCGCTGGCGGCGACCTGCTCCGGCGCGCGCCACAGGCCGACGACGTTGCGTAGGCCGGGCATCCGCGCTGCCAGATCAGCCCCGAGCCGCAGCATGAGCTGGGCCGGCGCGATCAGCACCTCGCAGCCCTGTTCGTTGACCTGCTGCTCCAGCACCTCGTTGTCGAAGGGATGATGCAGCGCCAGCGTGCCGCCGGACAGGAGCCACACCGCGAGGGAAGCGGCGAGGCCGGCAAACGACATCGGCGTGAACGCCGCCATCACGGTTGCGCCCTGCGGAATGTCGGCCTCGAGCGAAATCGCGAGCCCGCCCGCTATCAAGCTGAAATGCGGCCGCGGCACCGGGCGAAACCCTTCCGCGGTGACGTCGAACGAGATAATCGCCGCCTTGCGACCGTCCTGGATCACGCTGCGCGTGGTGCCCGGCGGGCGCGCCAACACGTCGTCGAGCGAGGCCATGCCTTCCGGCAGCTCGCTGCCGAAGCCGAAGACGTGACGGATCGAGAAGGCCTCTGCCGCCGCGTGCATGGCGAGATCGGAATAGATGACGCCGTCGACCTTGCTCATGGTGACGATGGCGCGCGCCGCGGTGCGGTTCAGCGCCGCCGCTAGCTCGGCGTGCCGCCAAAGCAGGGGCAGCACGGCAACCACGAGGCCGGCGCGATGAGCGGCCAGCACCGTCAGCACGAATTCGATGGTGTTAGGCAGTTGGATCGCGATGACCGAATTGGCCGGCAGCCCCGATTCGACGAAATGCGCCGACAGCGTCTCGATGGCGCGATCGGCCTCCGCATAGGTCAGCCGCCGCGGGATATGCCCGGTCACGCGCATCTTGTTGATGGGATCGAGCAGCGCCGGTGCGTGCGGCTGCCGGGCCAGCGTGCGCTGGAACAGCGTGTCGAGCGTCGGCGATACGGCTGGCTGGTTCACGGCGTCACTTCGCTGGTTGCGGTCCTTGAGCGTCCACCCTGTGCCACCACGTCTCCGGCAGATAGCCAGACAGGGCGGTGGCCTTGGGCCGTTCTATCCGATTCCAGCGCGCGATCCATTGCTCCGATACGTTAAACAGGGGGATACCGTAGAACCCCGACATCAGGGCACGGTCGAGTGCCCGCACCGCCGACACGAAGGCAGGATGCTCGCGGGCATCGAGCAGGGCCGCGATCATGGCGTCGATCGCTGGATCCTTTGCGCCCATGTAGTTCCGCGTGCCCGGATTGTCGGCGGCCGCACTTCCCCAATAGAAGGACTGCTCGTTGCCCGGCGACAGCGACTGGTCCCATCGGTTCTGGATCATGTCGAACTCGTAGCCGAGCCGGCGCTGGTCGAACTGCACGGGATCGACGGCGCGGACCGTCGGCTCGATGCCGGCGCGCTTGAGATCGCGCACCAGGGCGAGCGCGATGCGCTCCTGGTCGCGCGTCGTCACCAGGATCTCGAAGGTGAAGGGCGCCCTGGTCGCGCGATTGCGCAGCACGGTGCCGTCGAGATCGTAGCCGGCCTCCGACAGGAGTTTGAGCGCCGCGCGCAGCGTGGTGCGATCGCGCCCCGAGCCGTCGGTCACGGGCAGGCGGTAGCTGCCGTCGAGAATGTCCGGCGGGATATGGGCGAGATACGGCTTGAGCAGCTCGCGTTCGATGGCGTCGGCAGGACGGCTATAGGCCGACAGTTCCGATCCGGCGAAGAAA from Bradyrhizobium arachidis carries:
- a CDS encoding class I adenylate-forming enzyme family protein, whose translation is MNQPAVSPTLDTLFQRTLARQPHAPALLDPINKMRVTGHIPRRLTYAEADRAIETLSAHFVESGLPANSVIAIQLPNTIEFVLTVLAAHRAGLVVAVLPLLWRHAELAAALNRTAARAIVTMSKVDGVIYSDLAMHAAAEAFSIRHVFGFGSELPEGMASLDDVLARPPGTTRSVIQDGRKAAIISFDVTAEGFRPVPRPHFSLIAGGLAISLEADIPQGATVMAAFTPMSFAGLAASLAVWLLSGGTLALHHPFDNEVLEQQVNEQGCEVLIAPAQLMLRLGADLAARMPGLRNVVGLWRAPEQVAASDAWTSPHAPLTDVYLFGEAGLFGVRRGEDGVPVPVMPGLRGAVREQSGSSIAGEILLTPRNTLGLRGPMVPIAAYAPPQPADDTLMAQPARDYVDTGFAARIDRPSGAICITAPPSGIMAVGGYRFLSNDLQEWARRLGQGALLTALPDRLSGHRLAGRAHDNARAREALSELGLNPLMVEAFRDRTGPA